The Bacteriovorax sp. Seq25_V genome includes a region encoding these proteins:
- a CDS encoding NIF family HAD-type phosphatase: MKISVLITQILILTFFVACSNKRGPASDKRSRISIIFDIDYTIVAPSTSKKDSHTVTVEGETYRVNDGVVEMIEKLSKRDNVDIYFFSGGGESRNLELLKQIKSDQGKSLLSYTTEVYSFNDLTQVATEGRFSKRYKKNLAPLGFDLRNTILVDDNELFAVPGQEENMLWLGKTYHHVEDYNKITSLKNLGNLEAEYFPTNPDAWFLARNKLKYVDALLDAALDAEDERKGSFLHFIHTKKNEYIPYKEVRNSHFDNLLTQKPNRGCTSLVLSFP; the protein is encoded by the coding sequence GTGAAAATAAGCGTTCTAATTACTCAGATATTAATACTCACCTTCTTTGTCGCGTGCTCTAACAAGCGTGGGCCAGCAAGTGATAAGAGGTCAAGGATTAGTATTATCTTTGACATTGATTACACTATTGTCGCCCCCTCAACATCTAAGAAAGATTCCCATACTGTAACAGTCGAAGGAGAAACCTATCGCGTAAATGATGGTGTGGTTGAGATGATTGAGAAGCTTTCAAAAAGAGATAATGTCGATATTTATTTTTTTAGTGGCGGTGGGGAATCAAGAAACCTAGAACTCTTAAAACAAATTAAATCGGACCAAGGAAAATCACTTTTAAGCTATACAACTGAAGTTTACTCCTTTAACGATCTTACCCAGGTTGCAACAGAGGGAAGATTTAGTAAAAGATATAAAAAAAACTTAGCCCCACTTGGTTTCGATTTAAGAAATACTATTTTAGTCGATGATAACGAACTCTTCGCTGTTCCAGGGCAAGAAGAGAATATGCTCTGGCTTGGAAAAACTTATCATCATGTTGAAGACTATAATAAAATTACTTCGCTAAAAAACTTAGGAAATCTTGAAGCCGAATATTTCCCAACAAATCCTGATGCCTGGTTTTTAGCAAGAAATAAACTTAAATATGTTGATGCCCTACTTGACGCTGCACTAGATGCTGAAGATGAAAGAAAAGGTTCATTTCTCCACTTTATTCACACAAAGAAAAATGAGTATATTCCATATAAAGAAGTGCGAAATTCCCACTTTGACAATCTTCTCACCCAAAAGCCCAATCGAGGCTGTACAAGCCTTGTCTTATCATTTCCATAA
- a CDS encoding TetR/AcrR family transcriptional regulator: MGLREEKKKKTREMILEKSYELFTDKGVSNVGMRELAQKCNLGIGTYYNYFKSKDEVVISLLVDKLNLALDALNIKRVLNSDQLLSVFKQLNNSRSIFESFIPIAMNIENSPHLKGLKTVIKEHFFEGKDLQGFYLFITAAHYFLENENEIDRVHFIKSII; the protein is encoded by the coding sequence ATGGGTTTACGAGAGGAAAAAAAGAAAAAGACGAGAGAAATGATCCTAGAGAAATCGTATGAACTTTTCACTGATAAGGGTGTTTCAAATGTTGGTATGAGAGAGCTGGCCCAGAAATGTAATTTAGGGATAGGTACTTATTATAACTACTTTAAGAGTAAGGATGAGGTTGTTATAAGTTTGCTCGTAGATAAGCTTAATTTAGCCTTGGACGCTCTTAATATCAAAAGAGTACTAAATTCAGACCAACTATTAAGTGTGTTCAAGCAGTTAAATAATAGTCGTAGTATTTTTGAGTCTTTCATACCAATTGCAATGAATATTGAGAATAGTCCACACCTGAAGGGACTAAAAACAGTTATTAAAGAGCATTTTTTTGAAGGAAAGGACTTACAAGGCTTCTATTTATTTATCACAGCGGCTCATTACTTCTTAGAAAATGAGAATGAAATTGATCGAGTACACTTTATAAAAAGTATTATTTAG
- a CDS encoding radical SAM/SPASM domain-containing protein — protein MKQLDRVYIEISNICNLQCTFCPVVERDKQVMSFDDFKKVIEDAAPLAKQVCLHLMGEPLAHPEFQKIVEYCESLNVLIQITTNGLLAKKYKDLLCSPTIRQINFSVQSYKDNFPERPIEDYMRSLLEFCDHLRSNNENTFINFRLWNLGDKSFENENVISYLERYFDVSINRNVDVGFKKSKKVVEKIYLHFDSRFEWPSFDLPYQSDKGRCHGVVGHVGIHADGKVVPCCLDKEANVVLGNVFETSLKDILLSKRASDMRDGFNKGIRVEKFCQHCSFANRF, from the coding sequence GTGAAACAATTAGATCGTGTTTATATTGAAATCAGTAATATTTGTAACTTGCAATGCACGTTCTGCCCTGTGGTGGAGCGTGATAAGCAAGTTATGTCTTTTGATGACTTCAAAAAAGTTATTGAGGATGCTGCGCCTCTGGCGAAGCAAGTTTGTCTTCACTTGATGGGTGAACCTCTTGCGCATCCTGAGTTTCAAAAAATTGTAGAATATTGTGAATCACTCAATGTTTTGATTCAGATTACAACTAATGGACTACTCGCTAAGAAGTATAAAGATCTTCTGTGTTCGCCAACAATCAGACAAATAAATTTCTCTGTTCAAAGTTATAAAGATAATTTTCCGGAGAGGCCGATTGAAGATTATATGAGATCTCTACTTGAGTTCTGTGATCATCTTCGCAGTAATAATGAAAATACTTTTATTAATTTTAGATTGTGGAATCTTGGGGATAAATCGTTTGAGAATGAGAATGTGATTTCTTATCTGGAGCGATATTTTGATGTCTCGATAAATAGAAATGTCGATGTGGGGTTTAAAAAATCTAAGAAGGTAGTGGAGAAAATCTATCTCCATTTTGATTCACGATTTGAATGGCCAAGCTTTGATTTACCATATCAGTCAGATAAGGGACGTTGTCATGGTGTTGTGGGACATGTTGGTATTCATGCAGATGGAAAAGTCGTACCATGTTGCTTGGATAAAGAAGCAAATGTTGTCCTTGGAAATGTTTTTGAAACTAGCCTAAAAGATATACTTCTATCAAAAAGAGCTTCAGATATGCGGGATGGATTCAATAAGGGAATTCGTGTCGAGAAGTTTTGCCAGCACTGTTCGTTTGCTAATAGATTTTAA
- a CDS encoding TonB-dependent siderophore receptor produces MSKSVVILLFVLNTFSAFADVFELSIEDLLNVEVSVASKNETPLYLSPGNVTSFSKQEFNLYGINTITDAVNLTSGYSTFYGLGERTLITRGRKISGFDNNHHLLKIDGVPFNHVRAGRVFLEEEIPLYNFQSIEVLKGPASAIYGTGALSGVISLNSKINNNEDFEIQAGIGSQNSKRIGTNFQRRLTSGKLFFSSSFYTQEASNDLVGDRAQDWRNRDSKETLFINSYYTIDTGALKGFTPGLRVAKKTSGMGAGFFGSAAGESEINEINWSIVSPYIKYQNQIFSGVELNSYVVMNESVEHSVFGNRTEDSTSRYKIAYREYELYTDLNKKSEYGDFTLGFDFKNNYRRGSPNSYSYTGKLTTASENLLGDSDRLNVYSAFLEYAKKLDYFEGIYLTLGVREDHTKALDTSFEQLSPRASMVMDFGNHQLKFLYSKAMRAPNLKNLLINKDAIKERKDEGKSSSEIPTSIDAEKLENFEIAHSSKIGQFMCKEAIFINYLTDEITREKRNEKDVYLNKTGLSKAYGYEIEFLYTAEKFNFGFNYSYSLARYNTDSGTVDQDGVPNETVSFRTSVIPLERVKLSLTGLYINQFRTNTDNKRYAGGLVLNSKLIYEYGSNNNLALEVTNLFDKKIANPLNGVLADTNPGRRIEVLWSIGI; encoded by the coding sequence ATGTCTAAATCCGTAGTCATCTTGTTGTTCGTCTTGAACACATTCAGCGCGTTTGCTGATGTTTTTGAACTATCAATCGAAGATCTATTAAACGTTGAAGTCAGTGTCGCATCAAAAAATGAAACGCCTTTATATCTGAGCCCTGGAAATGTGACCTCTTTTTCAAAGCAAGAGTTCAATCTTTACGGAATAAATACAATTACAGATGCTGTTAATTTGACTTCAGGTTACTCAACTTTTTATGGATTAGGAGAGAGGACACTTATAACAAGAGGTCGAAAGATTAGTGGTTTTGATAATAATCATCATCTCTTAAAAATTGACGGAGTTCCATTTAATCATGTACGTGCAGGGAGAGTGTTTTTAGAAGAAGAAATACCTCTATATAATTTTCAATCTATCGAAGTATTAAAAGGCCCTGCTTCAGCAATTTATGGTACGGGCGCTCTTTCAGGAGTAATTTCATTAAATTCAAAAATTAATAATAATGAAGATTTTGAAATACAGGCCGGGATCGGCTCTCAAAACAGCAAAAGAATTGGAACAAATTTTCAGCGTAGATTAACAAGCGGTAAACTCTTTTTTTCGAGTAGTTTTTATACTCAGGAAGCATCCAATGATCTCGTAGGGGATCGGGCTCAGGATTGGAGAAATAGAGATTCAAAAGAGACTCTATTTATTAATTCATATTACACAATTGATACAGGAGCTTTAAAAGGTTTTACTCCTGGGTTAAGAGTTGCAAAAAAAACTAGTGGGATGGGTGCCGGTTTTTTTGGAAGTGCTGCAGGAGAGTCTGAAATCAATGAAATTAACTGGTCCATTGTTTCTCCATATATTAAATATCAAAATCAAATTTTTTCAGGTGTGGAGCTAAACTCCTATGTAGTGATGAATGAATCTGTAGAGCACTCAGTTTTTGGAAATAGAACTGAAGACTCAACAAGTCGTTATAAAATAGCATACCGTGAGTACGAGTTATATACAGATCTCAATAAGAAAAGCGAGTATGGGGATTTTACACTTGGTTTTGATTTTAAAAATAACTACCGTCGAGGTAGTCCAAACTCTTATAGTTATACAGGTAAGCTTACAACAGCTAGTGAGAATTTGCTTGGAGACTCTGATCGCTTAAATGTATATTCCGCCTTTTTAGAATATGCAAAGAAATTAGATTATTTCGAAGGGATTTATTTAACTTTAGGAGTTCGCGAAGATCACACAAAGGCACTCGATACAAGTTTTGAGCAACTCTCTCCTCGAGCTTCGATGGTTATGGATTTTGGAAATCATCAATTAAAGTTTCTTTACAGTAAGGCAATGAGAGCGCCAAATTTAAAAAATCTACTGATTAATAAAGATGCAATTAAAGAAAGAAAAGATGAAGGAAAGTCTAGTAGTGAAATTCCGACTTCAATAGATGCCGAAAAATTAGAGAATTTTGAAATTGCACATAGTAGTAAAATTGGGCAGTTTATGTGCAAAGAAGCAATCTTTATTAATTATCTAACTGATGAGATTACAAGAGAGAAAAGAAATGAAAAGGATGTTTACCTTAATAAAACTGGATTAAGTAAGGCATATGGGTATGAAATCGAGTTCTTATACACAGCAGAGAAGTTTAATTTTGGATTTAATTATTCCTATTCTCTAGCTCGTTATAATACCGACTCTGGTACTGTTGACCAGGATGGAGTACCAAATGAAACTGTTTCCTTTAGAACATCGGTAATTCCTTTAGAGAGAGTAAAGTTATCTTTAACGGGTCTCTATATCAATCAATTTAGAACGAATACCGACAATAAAAGGTATGCAGGTGGCCTAGTTTTAAATTCAAAATTAATTTATGAATATGGATCAAATAATAATTTAGCATTAGAAGTCACAAATTTATTTGATAAGAAAATTGCGAATCCTCTTAACGGTGTACTAGCGGATACGAATCCTGGTCGTCGGATAGAAGTTTTGTGGAGTATAGGAATTTAA
- a CDS encoding YfiR family protein: MKYLVVLFFTFMIRAQSISTLDVEAALIFRIAPFVDQNIYDDTKFCILGSPRYEIYDVLKSNVENKMLGSKKVSVSKVSNSTIKNSKCSILILPNKVAVDSLQKILSETQGLIIISLNNENHVLSHFVLKRVENKIKFDANIKKIKDDDVKISSKLLRLADRTY; the protein is encoded by the coding sequence TTGAAATATTTAGTCGTTTTGTTTTTTACATTTATGATTAGGGCACAGTCTATCAGTACATTAGATGTGGAAGCCGCTCTGATTTTCAGAATAGCACCATTCGTAGATCAAAATATCTATGATGATACAAAATTTTGTATTTTAGGGAGTCCTCGATATGAAATATATGATGTTTTGAAGTCAAATGTTGAAAATAAAATGTTAGGTTCTAAGAAAGTAAGTGTTTCTAAGGTTAGTAATTCTACTATTAAAAATAGTAAATGTTCAATTCTTATTCTTCCTAACAAAGTAGCAGTTGATAGTCTGCAGAAAATTCTCAGTGAAACCCAAGGTCTTATTATCATTTCGTTGAATAATGAAAATCATGTCCTTTCTCACTTTGTCTTAAAGCGAGTAGAGAATAAAATTAAATTTGATGCAAATATTAAGAAGATAAAAGATGATGATGTAAAGATAAGCTCTAAGTTGCTTCGTCTAGCGGATAGGACTTACTGA
- a CDS encoding sensor histidine kinase — MKSLRELFFRYFLTLIAILVLAVSVLFYFQYKTLFQFFVGESIDSAKSIAINLEATVLFESLEDFQDLTRNLNFYTMEVVKGDRVFARNGFYNYSFFKDINENYYYKNGKISIRTPILSQGSTIGTLYVTYEDKKLKKLIYDQCISLSIFGIVFFVLLLLLRRHLIVAILKPISTLSNSFKEIIVKNDLSIRIQDDQKIRETKILVESFNSLLLFLEVNAQKLDSLNKNLENKVREKTISLEDALTNLKEAQSSIVAQEKLASLGGLTAGIAHEIKNPLNLIIGSSTLIKDILVPDLSKKLEKGKSEEVDYESMMKKFTDVSELITINGRRIDSIIKSMLLLARSGDASFVQADLGEHIERALDLAYHSFKARQNFVNVNIDKEIPRGFTLMCLPQDIERAFINILDNIFFALNVKHNGKGTTASLKISLREVDNDYVIRLEDNGIGMSEETLQKVFEPFYTTKDPGQGTGLGMSIVNDIVTAHKGKLNVTSTLDVGTTIEIHFKKVSE, encoded by the coding sequence ATGAAAAGTTTAAGAGAGCTCTTTTTTAGATATTTTCTCACGCTTATTGCTATTCTTGTGTTGGCAGTGTCTGTACTTTTTTACTTTCAGTATAAAACTCTTTTTCAGTTTTTTGTTGGAGAGTCAATAGACTCTGCAAAGTCCATTGCAATCAACCTTGAGGCGACAGTACTATTTGAATCCCTAGAGGATTTCCAGGACCTCACTAGGAATTTAAATTTTTACACGATGGAAGTTGTAAAAGGTGATCGAGTTTTTGCACGTAATGGATTTTACAATTATTCATTTTTTAAAGATATTAATGAAAATTATTATTATAAAAACGGAAAGATCTCAATTCGCACACCAATATTAAGTCAGGGAAGCACTATTGGAACTCTCTATGTAACTTATGAGGATAAGAAACTAAAAAAACTTATTTATGATCAATGTATATCATTATCTATTTTTGGAATAGTGTTTTTTGTTCTGTTGCTTCTTCTAAGAAGACACTTGATAGTAGCGATCCTGAAGCCGATCTCAACTTTGAGTAATTCTTTTAAAGAAATTATTGTCAAGAATGATTTAAGTATTCGCATTCAAGATGATCAAAAAATTCGAGAAACTAAAATTCTTGTGGAATCGTTTAATTCACTATTGTTGTTTCTTGAAGTGAACGCACAGAAACTTGATAGTTTAAATAAGAACCTTGAAAATAAAGTTCGAGAAAAAACTATTAGTCTCGAAGACGCTTTGACCAATCTTAAAGAAGCACAAAGTTCTATCGTTGCTCAGGAGAAGCTTGCATCACTTGGGGGATTAACGGCTGGAATAGCTCATGAAATCAAAAATCCTCTGAATCTCATTATAGGAAGTTCTACTCTAATTAAAGACATTCTTGTTCCCGATTTAAGCAAAAAGCTTGAAAAGGGGAAAAGTGAAGAAGTTGATTACGAATCAATGATGAAGAAGTTTACTGACGTTTCTGAACTCATCACAATAAATGGGCGACGAATAGATAGTATTATCAAAAGTATGCTTCTACTTGCTCGTTCCGGTGATGCATCTTTTGTCCAAGCAGATCTTGGAGAGCATATTGAGAGAGCGCTTGATCTCGCTTATCACTCGTTCAAGGCGAGGCAGAATTTTGTTAATGTGAACATAGATAAGGAAATCCCACGCGGATTTACCCTTATGTGTTTACCTCAGGATATTGAAAGAGCATTTATTAATATTTTGGACAATATCTTCTTTGCTTTGAATGTTAAACATAACGGGAAAGGGACAACGGCGTCTCTGAAAATTTCTCTAAGAGAAGTTGATAATGATTACGTTATAAGGCTTGAAGATAATGGAATAGGAATGAGTGAAGAAACTTTACAGAAAGTTTTTGAGCCATTTTATACGACGAAAGATCCTGGCCAGGGAACAGGTCTTGGAATGTCTATTGTTAATGATATTGTGACGGCACATAAAGGTAAGTTGAATGTGACTTCGACTCTTGATGTGGGAACAACTATTGAAATTCATTTTAAAAAGGTTTCTGAATGA
- a CDS encoding pyroglutamyl-peptidase I encodes MTILISGFVPFGEWKSNPTERLVEELESDNINTILLPVSYDRAFKELENTADILRPDTLIMLGVAGRRKCISLERIAINVIDAEIKDNDGYGLNGLVIEESGPDGIFTNMDLLKIYETYDQSRFLPLEISNTAGTYVCNYLYYRALSKYKNSMNVLFIHVPPTKDEMAESEIIFDDLKESVRSIIKNFSSTK; translated from the coding sequence ATGACAATACTTATAAGTGGTTTTGTTCCTTTTGGAGAATGGAAGTCCAATCCCACAGAGCGACTAGTTGAAGAATTGGAGTCAGATAATATCAATACAATTTTACTTCCAGTAAGTTACGATCGTGCATTTAAAGAATTAGAAAATACTGCAGACATACTAAGGCCTGATACACTCATTATGTTAGGAGTGGCCGGAAGAAGAAAATGTATTTCGCTGGAGCGAATTGCAATTAACGTCATCGATGCCGAGATAAAAGATAATGATGGCTACGGGCTAAATGGGCTGGTGATTGAAGAGAGTGGCCCAGATGGTATTTTTACAAATATGGACTTACTGAAAATCTATGAAACCTATGACCAATCAAGGTTTCTTCCTCTAGAAATATCTAATACAGCGGGAACCTATGTTTGCAATTATCTCTACTATAGGGCCCTTTCAAAATATAAGAATTCGATGAATGTACTCTTTATTCATGTACCACCTACGAAAGATGAAATGGCTGAGTCTGAGATTATTTTTGATGATTTAAAAGAGTCGGTGAGGTCGATAATTAAGAATTTTTCGAGCACAAAATAA
- the mtaB gene encoding tRNA (N(6)-L-threonylcarbamoyladenosine(37)-C(2))-methylthiotransferase MtaB: MWLTVENNLVNSTDNKKVSFHTLGCRLNFSETGTISQGFVDRGYEIVEFGEQADVTFINTCTVTDAADSTCRNLIRKAYKASPDGKIVVAGCYAQMDAPKIAKMTGVDLVLGTSEKYKVFDYLNEEETDAIHIDKSVDFYGAATSSVDGHTRSFLKIQDGCNYVCSFCIIPFARGRSKAVTIESAITEAKKLLSQGFKEIVLTGVNIGEYESTSGEKLSDLVKELLALDGLERLRLASVEPNTITDELLEVMKSSPKFLDHFHIPLQSGDDTILTNMRRKYSVDDYKRIINKIITAFPNAGIGADIICGFPGETDENFQNTFNLVKELPITHFHVFPYSKRKNTMAGKMDDHIQHPVKKQRVKTLIMLGDAKLNMFTEDQVGSNSEVLFERENKEGYWEGYTTNFVRVFVKSSQNLKNQIINVQLTEFKDNKLYGELIN; encoded by the coding sequence ATGTGGTTAACAGTGGAAAATAATCTCGTAAATTCAACAGATAATAAGAAAGTTTCTTTTCATACATTAGGGTGTCGTCTGAATTTTTCGGAAACAGGTACAATTTCTCAAGGCTTCGTGGATCGTGGCTATGAAATTGTTGAATTCGGAGAGCAAGCAGACGTAACTTTTATCAATACATGTACAGTAACAGACGCGGCGGATTCAACGTGTCGTAACTTAATTAGAAAAGCATACAAGGCTTCTCCAGATGGAAAAATTGTCGTTGCTGGATGTTATGCTCAAATGGATGCGCCAAAAATTGCAAAGATGACTGGTGTTGATCTGGTTCTTGGAACGAGTGAGAAATATAAAGTTTTCGATTACCTTAATGAAGAAGAAACTGATGCAATTCACATTGATAAGTCAGTAGACTTCTATGGGGCTGCAACAAGTTCTGTCGATGGTCATACTCGTTCTTTCCTAAAGATTCAGGATGGATGTAACTATGTTTGCTCATTTTGTATTATTCCTTTTGCTCGTGGAAGATCTAAGGCAGTAACAATTGAGAGCGCAATTACTGAGGCGAAGAAGCTTTTATCGCAAGGATTTAAAGAGATCGTTTTAACAGGTGTTAATATTGGTGAGTATGAATCAACAAGTGGTGAGAAACTTTCTGACCTTGTTAAAGAACTACTTGCTCTTGATGGTCTTGAGAGATTAAGGCTTGCGAGTGTTGAGCCAAATACGATTACTGATGAACTTTTAGAAGTAATGAAGAGTTCACCGAAATTCCTTGATCACTTCCATATTCCACTTCAAAGTGGTGACGATACAATTCTTACTAATATGAGAAGAAAGTATTCTGTTGATGATTACAAGAGAATCATTAATAAGATTATTACAGCTTTTCCAAATGCTGGGATTGGAGCAGATATTATTTGTGGATTTCCTGGTGAGACTGATGAGAACTTCCAAAATACATTTAATCTTGTAAAAGAATTGCCAATTACTCACTTCCACGTTTTCCCATATTCGAAGAGAAAGAATACAATGGCCGGAAAGATGGATGATCATATTCAACACCCAGTTAAAAAGCAGAGGGTAAAAACTCTTATTATGCTTGGAGATGCAAAGTTAAATATGTTCACTGAAGATCAAGTTGGATCAAATAGTGAAGTTCTTTTTGAAAGAGAGAATAAAGAGGGATACTGGGAAGGGTATACAACAAACTTTGTAAGAGTATTTGTTAAGTCTTCACAGAACTTAAAAAACCAAATCATTAATGTTCAGTTAACTGAATTCAAAGATAATAAGCTCTATGGAGAGCTTATTAATTAA
- the trxC gene encoding thioredoxin TrxC → MKKILGSCPSCHALNKIEASDVKKQPICGKCKTPLAFHDLVQDVTTEEFDKIVRNSSIPIIVDFWASWCGPCQQYGPTFQMVSNEYGGHVQFLKVNTEKNQDLAARLGVRGIPATMMIKDGKITGNIAGAMNYDQLRSWVEQNK, encoded by the coding sequence ATGAAAAAAATCCTTGGAAGTTGTCCTTCCTGCCATGCACTTAATAAAATTGAAGCTTCAGATGTAAAAAAGCAGCCAATCTGTGGAAAATGTAAAACCCCGCTGGCCTTTCATGACCTTGTTCAAGACGTCACAACAGAAGAATTTGATAAGATCGTTCGAAATTCATCTATTCCTATAATTGTAGATTTCTGGGCCTCTTGGTGTGGACCTTGTCAGCAGTATGGACCGACATTTCAAATGGTCTCAAATGAATATGGTGGGCATGTTCAGTTTCTAAAAGTTAATACGGAAAAGAATCAAGATCTCGCCGCTCGCCTTGGAGTTCGAGGGATTCCAGCGACAATGATGATTAAGGACGGGAAGATCACTGGTAATATCGCAGGTGCGATGAACTATGACCAACTAAGAAGCTGGGTGGAGCAAAATAAGTAA
- a CDS encoding adenylosuccinate synthase, with translation MKSLAIIGSQWGDEGKGKITDLLGLKCDVVVRYQGGNNAGHTIIVGDKKIVLHLIPSGILHSHCTSVVGHGVVLDPGAFLDELKNVEASGIKVTSSNLMISANTTVITHYNKLLDGQREAKGPVKIGTTGKGIGPAYEDKISRKAIKVRDLLNLEVLEQKLSANLIEKEALFKNLYQCEYPSAKEEAARLFELGKSLAPFVADTFSYLDKCVTEGKKILFEGAQGVLLDIDYGSYPFVTSSSTSYGGIFTGAGMPAGKVEEVLGITKAYTTRVGEGPFPTELFDDVGEKIQTIGHEFGATTGRKRRCGWLDLPLLKYSVKCSALTSIALTKLDILSEVDVLKVCTSYKYEGKEIDCAYPGIDLSKVEPVYKELKPFTDDFSGKLSTEVKDYIALIEQTLGIPVGILAFGPERSQIKFLKEYF, from the coding sequence ATGAAATCTCTGGCGATTATTGGCTCTCAATGGGGAGATGAAGGAAAAGGAAAAATCACTGACCTTCTAGGCCTTAAGTGTGATGTTGTTGTTCGTTACCAAGGAGGTAACAACGCTGGACATACGATCATTGTTGGTGACAAGAAGATCGTTCTTCACCTTATCCCATCAGGAATTCTTCACTCTCACTGTACTTCAGTTGTTGGACACGGTGTGGTTCTTGATCCGGGTGCTTTTTTAGATGAGTTAAAAAATGTTGAAGCCTCTGGAATCAAGGTTACTTCAAGTAATCTTATGATCTCTGCAAACACAACAGTTATCACTCACTATAACAAGCTCCTTGATGGACAGAGAGAAGCCAAAGGGCCAGTAAAAATTGGAACGACAGGAAAAGGAATTGGACCTGCTTACGAAGATAAAATTAGCCGTAAAGCAATTAAGGTTCGTGATCTTTTAAATCTTGAAGTACTTGAGCAAAAACTTTCTGCAAATCTTATTGAAAAAGAAGCTCTTTTTAAAAATCTTTATCAATGTGAATATCCTTCTGCAAAAGAAGAAGCAGCAAGACTTTTTGAACTAGGAAAGTCCCTTGCTCCATTTGTTGCTGATACATTTAGCTACCTTGATAAGTGTGTGACAGAAGGAAAGAAAATTCTTTTCGAAGGTGCACAAGGTGTTCTTCTAGACATTGACTATGGTTCATACCCTTTTGTAACTTCTTCAAGTACATCTTACGGTGGAATCTTCACTGGAGCAGGAATGCCTGCAGGTAAAGTAGAAGAAGTTTTAGGGATCACAAAAGCATATACGACAAGAGTTGGAGAAGGACCTTTCCCAACTGAACTTTTTGACGACGTTGGTGAAAAAATCCAAACTATCGGTCACGAGTTCGGAGCAACAACAGGAAGAAAGAGAAGATGTGGATGGCTAGACCTTCCTCTTCTTAAATATTCTGTGAAGTGTTCTGCTCTTACCAGCATTGCGCTAACAAAGCTCGATATCCTAAGCGAAGTTGATGTTCTTAAGGTTTGTACAAGCTACAAATATGAAGGAAAAGAAATTGATTGTGCGTATCCTGGAATTGATCTTTCAAAAGTTGAACCCGTATATAAAGAGCTAAAGCCATTCACGGATGATTTCTCTGGTAAGTTATCGACGGAAGTTAAAGACTATATCGCTCTGATTGAACAAACTCTTGGAATCCCTGTAGGAATCCTTGCTTTTGGTCCAGAGAGAAGCCAGATTAAATTTTTAAAAGAATATTTCTAA